A part of Rattus norvegicus strain BN/NHsdMcwi chromosome 4, GRCr8, whole genome shotgun sequence genomic DNA contains:
- the Mcm2 gene encoding DNA replication licensing factor MCM2 isoform X1: MAESSESFSAASSPAPQRRRISDPLTSSPGRSSRRADALTSSPGRDLPPFEDESEGLLGTEGPVEEEEDGEELIGDGMERDYRPIPELDVYEAEGLALDDEDVEELTASQREAAERAMRQRDREAGRGLGRMRRGLLYDSDEEDEERPARKRRHIERATEDGEEDEEMIESIENLEDLKGHSVREWVSMAGPRLEIHHRFKNFLRTHVDSHGHNVFKERISDMCKENRESLVVNYEDLAAREHVLAYFLPEAPAELLQIFDEAALEVVLAMYPKYDRITNHIHVRISHLPLVEELRSLRQLHLNQLIRTSGVVTSCTGVLPQLSMVKYNCSKCNFILGPFCQSQNQEVKPGSCPECQSTGPFEINMEETIYQNYQRIRIQESPGKVAAGRLPRSKDAILLADLVDSCKPGDEIELTGIYHNNYDGSLNTTNGFPVFATIILANHVAKKDNKVAVGELTDEDVKMITSLSKDQQIGEKIFASIAPSIYGHEDIKRGLALALFGGEPKNPGGKHKVRGDINVLLCGDPGTAKSQFLKYIEKVSSRAIFTTGQGASAVGLTAYVQRHPVSREWTLEAGALVLADRGVCLIDEFDKMNDQDRTSIHEAMEQQSISISKAGIVTSLQARCTVIAAANPIGGRYDPSLTFSENVDLTEPIISRFDVLCVVRDTVDPVQDEMLARFVVGSHVRHHPSNKKDEGLTNGGTTEPAMPNTYGVEPLPQEVLKKYIIYAKERVRPKLNQMDQDKVARMYSDLRKESMATGSIPITVRHIESMIRMAEAHARMHLRDYVMEDDVNMAIRVMLESFIDTQKFSVMRSMRKTFARYLSFRRDNNDLLLFILKQLVAEQVTYQRNRFGAQQDTIEIPEKDLMDKARQINIHNLSAFYDSDLFKINKFSRDLKRKLILQQF, encoded by the exons ATGGCG gagtCTTCTGAGTCCTTCTCGGCAGCATCTAGCCCTGCCCCTCAGCGGCGACGGATCAGTGATCCCCTCACTTCCAGCCCAGGCCGCAGCTCCAGACGTGCTGACGCTCTTACCTCCAGCCCTGGCAGAGACCTCCCCCCATTTGAGGATGAGTCCGAGGGGCTGCTGGGCACGGAGGGGcctgtggaggaagaagaggatggagaggaaCTCATTGGTGATGGCATGGAGAG AGACTACCGTCCCATTCCCGAGCTCGATGTCTACGAGGCAGAGGGATTGGCCCTGGATGATGAAGATGTGGAGGAGCTGACAGCCAGTCAGAGGGAGGCAGCTGAGCGGGCTATGAGGCAGCGGGACCGTGAGGCTGGCAGAGGCCTGGGTCGCATGCGTCGTGGGCTGCTGTATG ACAGCGACGAAGAAGATGAGGAGCGGCCTGCCCGTAAGCGCCGCCACATAGAGCGTGCCACAGAGGATGgcgaggaggatgaagagatgaTTGAGAGTATTGAGAACCTGGAGGACCTCAAGGGCCACTCGGTGCGAGAGTGGGTGAGCATGGCAGGGCCCAGACTGGAGATCCACCACCGTTTCAAGAACTTCTTGCGCACCCACGTGGACAGCCATGGCCACAACGTCTTCAAGGAGCGTATCAGTGATATGTGCAAAG AGAACCGGGAGAGTTTGGTGGTAAATTATGAAGACCTGGCAGCCCGGGAACATGTGTTGGCATACTTCCTACCCGAGGCACCCGCTGAGCTGCTGCAGATCTTCGATGAGGCTGCCCTGGAGGTTGTGCTGGCCATGTACCCTAAATATGACCGCATCACCAACCACATTCACGTGCGCATCTCCCACCTGCCTCTGGTGGAGGAGCTGCGTTCACTGAG GCAGCTACACCTGAACCAGCTCATCCGTACCAGCGGTGTGGTGACCAGCTGCACTGGAGTCCTGCCCCAGCTCAGCATGGTCAAGTATAACTGTAGCAAGTGCAACTTTATACTGGGGCCTTTCTGCCAGTCTCAGAACCAGGAGGTGAAgcctggttcctgccctgagtgcCAGTCAACTGGGCCCTTTGAGATCAACATGGAGGAG ACCATCTATCAGAACTACCAACGGATCCGCATCCAGGAGAGTCCCGGCAAGGTGGCAGCTGGCCGGCTGCCCCGTTCCAAGGATGCCATCCTCCTTGCTGATCTGGTGGACAGCTGCAAGCCAGGAGACGAGATA GAGCTGACCGGCATTTACCACAATAATTATGATGGCTCACTTAACACCACCAACGGCTTTCCCGTCTTCGCCACCATCATCCTGGCCAACCACGTTGCCAAGAAGGACAACAAAGTGGCCGTGGGTGAGCTCACTGATGAGGACGTGAAGATGATCACCAGTCTTTCCAAGGATCAGCAAATCGGAGAGAAG atcttTGCCAGCATTGCGCCCTCCATCTATGGGCATGAAGACATCAAGAGAGGCCTGGCTCTGGCTCTGTTTGGAGGGGAGCCCAAGAACCCAG GTGGAAAGCACAAAGTTCGAGGTGACATCAATGTGCTCCTGTGTGGGGACCCTGGCACAGCGAAGTCCCAGTTCCTCAAATACATCGAGAAAGTATCTAGCCGTGCCATTTTCACCACCGGCCAGGGTGCGTCAGCCGTGGGTCTCACAGCGTATGTTCAGCGGCATCCTGTCAGCAGAGAGTGGACCTTAGAGGCTGGAGCCCTGGTTCTGGCCGACCGGGGAGTGTGTCTCATTGATGAGTTTGACAAG ATGAATGACCAGGACAGGACCAGCATCCACGAGGCCATGGAGCAGCAAAGCATCTCCATCTCCAAGGCCGGCATCGTTACCTCACTGCAAGCCCGCTGCACCGTCATAGCTGCTGCCAACCCCATAG GAGGCCGCTACGACCCTTCACTGACCTTCTCAGAGAATGTAGACCTCACAGAGCCCATCATTTCCCGCTTTGATGTCCTGTGTGTGGTGAGGGACACTGTTGATCCTGTTCAG GATGAGATGCTGGCCCGCTTTGTGGTTGGCAGCCACGTCAGACACCACCCCAGCAACAAGAAGGACGAAGGGCTGACCAACGGTGGCACCACAGAGCCAGCCATGCCCAACACATACGGTGTGGAGCCCCTGCCTCAGGAGGTCCTGAAGAAGTATATCATCTATGCCAAGGAACGGGTCCGCCCAAAGCTCAACCAGATGGACCAGGACAAAGTGGCCAGGATGTACAGCGACCTGAGGAAGGAGTCCATG GCAACGGGCAGTATTCCCATCACAGTGCGACACATCGAGTCCATGATCCGCATGGCAGAGGCCCATGCACGCATGCACCTGCGAGACTACGTGATGGAAGATGATGTCAACATGGCCATCCGCGTGATGCTGGAGAGCTTCATTGACACCCAAAAGTTCAGTGTCATGCGCAGCATGCGCAAG ACTTTTGCCCGGTATCTCTCCTTCCGTCGGGATAACAATGACCTGCTGCTCTTCATACTGAAGCAGTTGGTGGCTGAGCAGGTGACATACCAACGTAACCGCTTTGGGGCCCAACAGGACACCATCGAAATACCTGAGAAGGACCTGATGGACAAG GCCAGGCAGATCAATATCCACAACCTGTCCGCCTTCTACGACAGCGACCTCTTCAAAATCAACAAGTTCAGCCGTGACCTGAAACGCAAGCTGATCCTACAGCAGTTCTGA